One genomic region from Hemiscyllium ocellatum isolate sHemOce1 chromosome 13, sHemOce1.pat.X.cur, whole genome shotgun sequence encodes:
- the chst2b gene encoding carbohydrate sulfotransferase 2: protein MKVLRRKAALLVLGYILLLVLTMLHFTDYKGTKECTQVKYVPYPLRYTVEHQRPSAPQNSSSGRQHVYVFTTWRSGSSFVGELFNQNPNVFFLYEPMWHIWQKLYPGDALTLQGAARDMLGFLYHCDLSIFQLYNGGNNITSMGIFGAPRNKVVCSYPLCKAYRKDKVGLIDEHVCKNECPPQHLDSLEAECHKYSTIVIKGVRIFDLNILAPLMKDPFVNLKVIHLVRDPRAVASSRIKSRNGLIRESLQVMRSKDPKGRRLKVYDGYQRTRRDAVDYHALNALEVICTSMVRTAQMVRELPDWLKDNYRIVRYEDLVEDPIRYLKDMYHFVNLSVSEDIERFMLNMTMGSSYSSKKPFSVSSRNATQAANAWRTQMTYSQIKQVEEYCQHAMDWLGYEKVQTPEEVKDFSKSFVTKIRL from the coding sequence ATGAAAGTGCTCCGGAGGAAGGCAGCTCTGCTGGTGCTGGGCTACATTCTGCTGCTGGTGCTGACCATGTTACACTTCACCGATTATAAAGGGACGAAGGAGTGTACCCAGGTGAAGTATGTGCCGTACCCTCTCCGTTACACGGTGGAGCACCAGCGGCCCTCCGCTCCCCAGAACAGCTCCAGTGGGCGCCAACATGTCTATGTGTTCACAACATGGCGATCGGGCTCTTCCTTTGTGGGAGAGCTCTTCAACCAGAACCCCAATGTCTTCTTCCTCTACGAGCCCATGTGGCACATCTGGCAGAAGCTGTACCCGGGAGATGCCCTCACTCTGCAGGGGGCAGCCCGCGACATGCTGGGCTTCCTGTACCACTGCGACCTCTCCATCTTCCAGCTCTACAATGGGGGCAACAACATCACCAGCATGGGCATCTTCGGGGCGCCCCGCAACAAGGTGGTCTGCTCCTACCCGCTCTGCAAGGCGTACAGGAAGGACAAGGTGGGCCTGATCGACGAACACGTGTGCAAGAACGAGTGCCCACCTCAGCACCTAGACTCCCTGGAAGCTGAGTGCCACAAATACAGCACCATTGTCATCAAGGGCGTCCGCATTTTCGACCTGAACATTTTGGCCCCTCTGATGAAGGACCCCTTCGTCAACCTCAAGGTGATCCACTTGGTCAGGGATCCCAGGGCCGTGGCTAGCTCCCGGATCAAGTCGAGGAATGGTCTGATCCGGGAGAGCCTGCAGGTGATGCGCAGTAAGGATCCCAAGGGGCGTCGGTTGAAGGTGTACGATGGGTACCAGAGGACCAGGCGGGATGCAGTGGACTACCACGCTCTCAATGCCCTGGAGGTGATCTGCACCAGCATGGTCAGGACTgcgcagatggtgagggaactgCCGGACTGGCTGAAGGACAATTACAGGATAGTGCGCTATGAAGACCTGGTGGAAGACCCCATCAGGTACCTCAAGGACATGTATCACTTTGTCAACCTGTCAGTCAGTGAGGACATTGAGAGATTCATGCTCAATATGACCATGGGCTCCAGTTACTCCTCCAAAAAGCCCTTCAGTGTTTCTTCCCGAAACGCCACCCAGGCTGCCAATGCATGGCGGACCCAGATGACCTACTCCCAAATCAAACAAGTGGAGGAATACTGCCAACATGCCATGGATTGGCTGGGGTATGAGAAAGTCCAAACCCCAGAGGAAGTCAAGGATTTCAGCAAGTCATTTGTTACCAAAATCCGGCTTTGA